One window of the Manihot esculenta cultivar AM560-2 chromosome 14, M.esculenta_v8, whole genome shotgun sequence genome contains the following:
- the LOC110629210 gene encoding uncharacterized protein LOC110629210 — MWEIRKGKAKNLTTPDYFLRKWQETWNTFEYKEKCEKFSANRRSEPGGSGSGISRHACGSVSQYTHQRRMRERLGREPHPHELFEATHKRKGTEEFVDARSKAIYDKYVQLKEAATHQ; from the exons ATGTGGGAAATCCGGAAAGGAAAGGCGAAGAATCTTACAACCCCTGATTATTTTTTGAGGAAGTGGCAGGAAACTTGGAACACTTTTGAATACAAAGAGAAGTGTGAGAAGTTTTCTGCCAATAGGCGCAGTGAGCCTGGAGGTTCAGGATCTGGCATTTCCAGGCACGCATGCGGTTCTGTTTCACAGTACACCCACCAGCGGAGGATG AGGGAAAGACTAGGCAGAGAACCACATCCTCATGAGCTTTTTGAGGCCACACACAAGAGAAAGGGGACGGAGGAGTTTGTTGATGCGAGATCAAaagctatttat GATAAATACGTACAGCTGAAGGAGGCTGCTACACATCAATAG
- the LOC122721809 gene encoding uncharacterized protein LOC122721809 encodes MTFFVYSQMRGRGRVSKPRGRVQLPASASQEDANTDDGQVNDAHIPRAPTGLGDTELQIWVPLASSVQPSHIDRSYTPVTPSADAQLPRPLPPPHRHSLHPHHPTAAPRPPVSHTHSPHSASPSGTASARGTGSASASTPSSAPASAPASAASTTAVGETQSFRQTISLINNNLHPSEMCSRRITLIVKERLVEEGHCWKTVPNETKEFYWQEFKVKHNYFISLSSIYELFNYYLIIKCNLFAEIFSMGPSN; translated from the exons ATGACATTTTTTGTTTATTCACAGATGAGGGGACGTGGAAGGGTTAGCAAGCCCAGAGGACGGGTTCAACTTCCTGCAAGTGCAAGTCAAGAGGACGCAAATACAGATGACGGACAAGTGAATGATGCGCATATACCACGGGCACCGACGGGACTTGGGGATACGGAACTTCAGATATGGGTACCACTTGCATCCAGTGTACAGCCATCTCATATAGATCGATCATATACACCAGTTACACCATCTGCCGATGCACAGCTTCCCCGTCCCCTTCCACCACCTCACCGTCACAGTTTACATCCTCACCACCCTACTGCAGCTCCACGACCACCGGTATCACATACACATTCACCTCATTCTGCATCCCCTTCTGGTACTGCATCCGCTAGAGGGACAGGATCTGCATCAGCATCTACTCCATCATCTGCTCCTGCATCTGCTCCAGCATCAGCTGCATCAACCACTGCTGTAGGCGAAACACAGTCATTCCGACAGACTATTTCACTCATTAACAACAA TTTGCATCCGTCGGAGATGTGCAGCCGCAGGATAACTCTGATAGTGAAAGAAAGATTGGTCGAGGAAGGCCACTGTTGGAAGACTGTGCCCAATGAAACCAAGGAGTTTTATTGGCAGGAATTCAAGGTGAAGCATAATTATTTTATCAGTTTATCATCTATTTATGAACTGTTTAATTACTATCTAATCATAAAATGTAATCTTTTTGCAGAAATATTTTCTATGGGACCAAGCAATTGA
- the LOC110600579 gene encoding uncharacterized protein LOC110600579: MGLTPGRVAWRMPTLWPRHEMSCLAGLALGLCPGEIRLVACPNQPGYTAPPPPPPVEDTAINISIFIVVNMTAERSWMYARLIDGLLNPRYLEGINEFIEKAKTCTKYLNGDQIRCPCNRFKCQNRSFQDENTVKYHLMKHGFVQNYLVWYLHGETKVHDGYGDTDLDMSCGSDSVNHPNFNRFEDMVMDATSCHVMHNDTYEMPNSAAQKLYDMLNASKQELWPGCETHSQLSAVSRLLNLKAEHHFSERCFDQICELMKEMLPSDNVMTDSFYSTKRLVRGLGLPVQKIHCCANGCMIYWENDKELTRCKFCDHERFKRLKHNLGKGKSQIPYKKMYYFPITPRLQRLYASCVTAKHMTWHNDHATENGVMRHCSDAPAWKHFNQTHPTFVLEARNVRLGLCTDGFQPFGQSEQQYSSWPVILTPYNLSPGMCMKDEYMFLTIIIPGPKNPKEKLDVYMQPLVQELKELWATGVNTYDAFQQNNFTIRAALIWTISDFPAYSMLSGWSTAGRIACPYCMENTDAFTLRRGGTGEYLLKEIEQIGLRRVIDIDSHEINCRLSKITGWRKRSILWDLPYWSSNMIRHNLDVMHIEKNVFENIFNTVMNVEGKTKDNIKSREDLNEICRRP; encoded by the exons CCTAACCAACCTGGTTATACTGCCCCGCCACCTCCCCCTCCAGTAGAAGATACTGCCATTAATATCAG CATATTTATTGTAGTTAATATGACTGCTGAAAGAAGTTGGATGTATGCTCGTCTCATAGACGGTTTACTGAATCCCAGATATTTAGAGGGTATCAATGAATTTATAGAGAAAGCTAAGACCTgcacaaaatatttaaatggcgATCAGATCCGCTGTCCTTGTAATCGATTTAAGTGCCAAAACCGTAGCTTTCAAGATGAAAATACAGTTAAATATCATTTAATGAAGCATGGTTTTGTTCAAAATTACCTTGTTTGGTATTTGCACGGTGAAACTAAAGTGCATGACGGATATGGTGATACAGATTTAGACATGTCTTGTGGTTCTGACAGTGTTAATCACCCAAATTTCAATCGTTTTGAGGACATGGTCATGGATGCAACAAGCTGTCATGTAATGCATAATGATACATATGAGATGCCAAACTCGGCTGCACAgaaactgtatgatatgttaaatGCATCTAAGCAAGAGCTATGGCCTGGCTGTGAAACTCACTCCCAGTTATCAGCTGTTTCACGTTTACTAAATCTGAAGGCGGAACATCACTTCTCAGAACGGTGTTTTGATCAGATTTGTGAACTCATGAAGGAGATGTTACCGAGTGACAATGTCATGACGGACAGCTTTTACTCAACAAAGAGACTAGTCCGAGGATTGGGGCTTCCTGTACAAAAGATACACTGTTGTGCGAATGGTTGTATGATTTATTGGGAAAATGATAAAGAACTTACACGATGCAAATTTTGTGACCATGAAAGGTTCAAACGCCTGAAGCACAACTTGGGGAAAGGGAAGAGTCAAATACCATACAAAAAGATGTATTACTTCCCCATTACACCACGTTTGCAAAGACTTTATGCGTCATGTGTTACAGCTAAGCATATGACTTGGCACAATGACCATGCAACTGAGAATGGGGTGATGCGCCACTGTTCAGATGCTCCTGCTTGGAAGCATTTCAACCAAACTCATCCAACCTTCGTACTGGAGGCCCGAAATGTCAGACTTGGCCTTTGCACTGATGGATTTCAACCATTCGGTCAATCTGAGCAACAGTATTCTTCATGGCCAGTAATACTAACTCCATACAATTTGTCACCAGGTATGTGTATGAAAGATGAGTACATGTTCCTGACAATTATAATACCTGGTCCCAAGAATCCGAAAGAGAAGCTTGATGTGTACATGCAGCCATTAGtgcaagaattgaaagaactttgGGCAACTGGTGTTAATACTTACGATGCTTTCCAACAGAATAATTTTACTATACGTGCTGCATTAATTTGGACTATAAGTGACTTCCCTGCCTATTCAATGCTCTCAGGGTGGAGCACTGCAGGACGCATTGCATGTCCCTACTGTATGGAAAACACAGATGCATTTACATTACGAAGGGGGGG AACTGGGGAATACTTGCTAAAAGAAATTGAGCAAATTGGGTTGAGGCGGGTTATAGACATTGACAGTCATGAAATAAATTGTCGGCTTTCAAAGATAACTGGTTGGCGTAAGCGGAGCATATTATGGGATTTGCCATATTGGTCTTCAAATATGATTCGCCACAATCTTGATGTCATGCACATTGAAAAGAatgtatttgaaaatatttttaatacagtTATGAATGTGGAGGGGAAGACAAAAGACAATATAAAATCAAGGGAagatttaaatgaaatatgCAGGAGACCATAA